DNA sequence from the Ktedonobacteraceae bacterium genome:
GCCATGTGGCAGCCGTTGTAGAAATTCGCCGACCGTCCAGATGGCATGTTTGCCACTGCCAACGCGTCTCTGTGCTGCCATGCGGTTCGTCAATGCTCCCAGAATGACGCTATCCTCGCACTTCAACGCCACATAGCATAGCGCGGCTGCCAGCCTCGTAGCTAGCGTAGATTTAGCCGGGGTTCCATACTGCATTGAATCGGAGCAGTCGATCAACACCGTAATTGTCAGATTTTCTTCCGCCTCAAAGATGCGCAGGAATAGGCGCTCGAGCCGCGCGTAGGCCCGCCAATCAATGCGCCGGAAATCATCCCCAGGAGCATAACGCCGGTAGTCGGCGAACTCCATCGATGATCCTGCCACCGGTGAGCGCCTGCGACCTGGTCTTCCGGTCGCCATCGACTTGCGTGTCATAAGTGCCAGGTTATCCAGTCGCTGCAATATCTCGGCATCTAATGGGAAACGGGCCGGAGCGTTTTCATTGGGCATTGCAGGTGACTCCTCTTGATAAGATTCTTCGCTTCACTCAGAATGACAGGCACCTGGGCCTGTCTGGAGCCATGTCTTCTTCGTTCCACTCAGAATGACAGGCACCTGGGCCTATCCAGAGCCATGTCACTCTTCGTTCCACTCAGAATGACAGGCACCTGGGCCTATCTGGAGCCATGTCATTCTGAGCGAAGCGAAGAATCTCTATTATATTTCCTCCACAATCGCCTTAATCAAATCCTCCGGCGTGATCCCATCGGCGAGGCCGTCAAAATTCAAAATAATGCGATGGCGCAGCGCGGGAAATGCTACCTCCTGCACGTCTTCCTGGGAGACGTTAAAACGGCCCTCCAGCAGCGCGCGCACCTTAGCCGCCAGAATCATGGCCTGCAGACCGCGAGGGCTGGCCCCATAGCGCACGAAATTACGCACTTTTTCGGGCGCATCTTCGTTATCTGGATGGGTCGCCAGCAGCAGGCGCACCGCGTATTCCTTGATGTGCATTGCGACCGGGACGGCTCGCGCCACCTCGATCATATGTGCCAGCTGTTCGCCAGTCGCTACCTCGCTGGCATGCAGCGTCTGCGTACCCACCGTGGTATCGATGATGCGCATCAGATCTTGTGCATTGGGAAAGTTGACCAGGATTTTAAGTAGGAAACGGTCGAGCTGCGCTTCAGGTAGGGGGTAGGTGCCCTCCATCTCCAGCGGATTCTGCGTCGCAAGCACAAAAAATGGCCTGGGCAAAGGCCGCGTCGTATCGCCAACACTGACTGTGCGCTCCTGCATGCCCTCGAGCAGTGCCGATTGCGTCTTAGGCGTTGCGCGGTTCACCTCGTCGGCCAGCACAATGTTGGCGAAGATCGGGCCTGGCTGGAAGCTGAAGACGCGCTTGCTTCCCGATGGCATGGTGTCATCAACCTGCTCGGTCACAATCGTTGTGCCTACAATATCAGCCGGCATCAGGTCGGGCGTGAACTGGATACGCGCGAATTTCAACGACAGCGCGTCGGCCAGCGTGCGCACGAGCAACGTTTTACCGAGTCCTGGTACGCCTTCCAGCAGTACATGACCGCCAGCGAGCAGGGCTAAAAGCAGTTCGCGAATCACCCGCTCCTGCCCTACAACGATAGAGGTCAGTTCTTGCTCCAATTTTTGCGCGGTTTCTACAAACGCGGTGATGTCTTCAACGCCTGGTTCTGTTGACACCGCTTCAGAAGAGGCATGATTTATTGCATCGTCATCAATGGCTTCTTTGGACGTGACGAGTTGTTTCCCTACGGACGACGTATTTTCACTTTTCTTTGCCATATGATCAATGTTGTCCTTCTAAGGTATCGAAATAGCCGTGAACGAGGTCTTTGAGATCGAGCGGTATATCGCTGTTATCAATGGCGTCGTGAGCCATAGTATTATATTCCTGGATCACCTGTGAGTATGGGATGGATTGCCCAGGCTGCACTATACCGTTATTGCCGCCATTAGTTTGCGAACTGCTGCCCGAACCAACCTGCCCAGGAACGTATACCTGCTCGCCATTTCCCGGCTTATTCCCGTTGTTATTTCCACCGCCGCTGCCTCCATGTCCCTGTCCGCCCTGTCCCTGGCCTTGTTGCCCCTGTCCCTGGCCCTGTCCCTGGCCTTGCTGCCCTTGCCCCTGGCCCTGCCCCTGGCCTTGCCCTTGCTGCCCCTGCCCCTGTTGCCCCTGACCTTGCTGCGCCTGGCCTGGATTACTACCATCACCGGCCTGTGCAAGCGTATTTTGGGCCTGCTGCAAGCCCTGGGTGGCCTGATCGATACTGCCCTGGTTGGCAGTAGCGCTGGCAGTTTGGGAAGCCGCGTTCGCAACCTCTTGTGTGGCAGCATTTATATCGCTCGCATTGCCAGAGGCGACTGCCTTGGCCAGGTCATGCAGAGCGGAACTCAGAGTTGGATCTTGTGATGCCTGCCCCGCGGCCTGCTCAAGTTGTTGCGCGAGTTGGGCCCGCTGCGCCGGTGATAACTTACTGATTTGCGAAGCCAGATTTTTGAGCGCCGAGGCAAGCGCCTTACTATCGCCATTAGCAAGCGCCTGCCCCAGGGCTTGCAAGGCAGCATTTGAACTACTTTGTAGCGCGGAACTGGCGGCGGCGTTGGCCTGTATTTTATTGCCGTTCTGTGGATTGCTCAGTTGTGATAGTTTTGCCTGCGCCTGAGCAAGCGCCTGTTGTGCCTGGGCTTCATTCTTTGCGTTGGTCAGCTGAGCTTCCAGGTTCTTCAGTATCTGATCGATCATCTTGCGCTCTTCTGGAGAGGTCGTGGTTTGATGGTCAATTGCGTTGCGCAACCGCTCGATGGCCGCGATTTGCTTGTTGATGCGCGCCTGGAATGCCGCCTGTTGCTGGAGAATGGCGGTCATTGGATTGGGCAGCGTCAGCAACAGGACAAACGCAATGATCACAATGGCGGCGATAATCAGGAAAGAACGGCGCGGGCGTAGAGAGATTGATCGCGCAGGTGCCTGCTTGCCTAATTGCGTCAGGGCATCACGGCGTTGCAGAATAGCCAGTGTAGACTCCTGGTGTTGAAATTCCCAGGCGGTACTCAGGCGGTCATGCAATGCCAGGCGCCTATCCACGATGCGAGCTGTACCGGCCAGCGAGGGACGCAACCATAAGGCCAGCGCCAGCGCGCACAACAGGCAGGTTGAGCCGGCTCCAATCGCCCAATAAAGAGCGCTTGCCCAGGGAACAAGGCGCGAGACTAGCAGCAATATTGATGCCAGGATCAGGCCGGTAACGAGACCTGTTCTACCCCATCCCAGCACTTGCTGGATGGTCAACTTCCTGCGCCAGGGACGCAAGGCCGCTATTAATTGCTCGCTACTGGCCGGTTCAGAGGCTCCAGCCAGCACTTTTGCTATGCGCGATGGCGCGATAGTCGCCATGATCGTGAAACCTTTCCAGAATGACTTCCGGCGGGCGACCAGCAGGGTCGGCCCTACAGAGAATCATTCCCTATCCTGATGACTCGCCTTCAACTATACTGGTGCTACATCTTCTTTCTCATCTTCATCGCTGTCTTCTTCGCTCTGGTCCTCTTCAATATGAGGGGTGGTGAACCATCTCGTATTGTTAAGCACAAATTTCAGCCGGCCAACCGGATTAGGCTTGACGAACCACATACCCAGCACAAAGAAGACAAACGTCATCACAATGCTCAACACGCTGTAGACAGCCCACAGTGGGTAACTATGACTGCCTATCTGGTATGTACCGATGACGCTCCCGCCGGGAAGGGCGCTCACAAGTGCCGCGATTGGATTCCAGCCCAGCAGGTGTGGCGTTGTACCTGAGCCAAGCCCAAGGAAGGATGGCCCTCGCAGTAACAAAAGCGCTACCCAGGGTCCCAACATCCAGAGGACGCAGCCCATATACGTTATTGCCGTTGATACCGTGGGCCGGCGCACAATCGTCGAGCAAAACAGGCCAAACGCCCCGATAGGTATCGCTGTAAATACGAAAACGACAACAGCATTGAGTACCTGCGAGGGTGCGACTCCACCGAAGAAAAAGACCAGGCTAAATAATGGTAGCGAGGCCGCGATCAGCAGAAATGTACTCGCCAGGCCTGCCACCAGCTTGCCCGCCAGCAATGAGAAAGAGGAGAGCCGCGAACATACCAGCATGTCAAATGTCTGCCGCTCCTTCTCACCGTTAATGCTGGTTGATGTGAATGCCGGTGCGATGAACACAACCAGAAAGAGCTGCACAATCGCCAGCAGGTTATACAACTGCGCCCCTATCTGGCTCAGCAGGTAATTCTGGTTGCCGTTGAACGCGCTGGCCTGGGCAAGAAAACCAAAGCCTAACAGCCCCATCACGACCAGGTAGATGATAATGACCCATACCGAGCGCTCGCGACGCAGGCGCAAACGCAGTTCTTTTGTAAGTAATGCCGCGAATGTCATGAAGGGAGACTCCCTTCTGTAATACTCATGAATACTTCTTCTAATACGCCACCACTGCTGCGTGGGGCGAAGGAGACAACGGGTATCTCCTGGGTAATCAGGTGTGCCAGAATTTTATGCAGCCCTCGATCATCGCCAGAAAATTCCGCCAGGATCAGATCGCCGTTTTCGTGTTCTACATTGCTGATTTCCGGTAACTCTTTCAGCATCTGAACAGCATCACCGGCGCGTTCCAGTACGCGAATTTCAAGTCGACGGCCCTTGCCCAGGCGCTGGGAAACCTCGTCCATATTTCCCGCTAGTACGAGCTTGCCGCCCTGGATAATGGCGACGTCGCTGCACATCTCGGCCATCTCCAGCAGAATATGCGAGCTAATCACAATGGTCTTGCCCATTCCTTGCAGGGTGCGCAGCAATTCGCGCAGTTCCACGCGGGCGCGAGGATCGAGGCCCGAAGCCGGCTCATCCAACAATAATACTTCTGGATCGTGTACAAGCGCCCGCGCCAGGCACAGCCGCTGCTTCATGCCGCGTGAGAGCGTCTCGACAAGCGCCTCACGCTTCGATGTCAGGTCAACCAGCTCCAGCAGATCGTTGATGACGCGGGTACGTTGCGCGCGTGGCACGCCATGAATGCCAGCGTAGAATTCAAGGTATTCGACTGAAGTGAGATCGGGATAGACACCAAAGAAATCTGGCATATAGCCAACCTTGCGCTGGATGACGGAAGGCGCCTTGCTGATCTCCTCGTCGCCAAACCAGACCTCACCCTGTGTAGGGGGGATCAATGCGGCCAGGATACGCAGAAGCGTCGTCTTGCCCGCTCCGTTCGGACCGATCAGCCCATAAATCGAGCCGTCTGGGATCACCATGCTCAGGTCGCGCAGCGCATCGACGTTGCGATAGCGTTTCTGTACATGTTCGACTTTGATCATTGTCCGACCACCCCCTGCAAATTCAGTGCCGGCTTGCCGAA
Encoded proteins:
- a CDS encoding DUF58 domain-containing protein is translated as MPNENAPARFPLDAEILQRLDNLALMTRKSMATGRPGRRRSPVAGSSMEFADYRRYAPGDDFRRIDWRAYARLERLFLRIFEAEENLTITVLIDCSDSMQYGTPAKSTLATRLAAALCYVALKCEDSVILGALTNRMAAQRRVGSGKHAIWTVGEFLQRLPHGGETDLNRALYDLGRVATGPGLTIVISDFLAPGGYATGLRAVRQLRQEVALLQILAPDELEPDLQGDWRLKDSEGAGSIEVSASSAVLQAYRQRLAQFTQELASFAHAQAMTYTMIPSDTAVIDIVQRLLRQVELVK
- a CDS encoding MoxR family ATPase; the encoded protein is MAKKSENTSSVGKQLVTSKEAIDDDAINHASSEAVSTEPGVEDITAFVETAQKLEQELTSIVVGQERVIRELLLALLAGGHVLLEGVPGLGKTLLVRTLADALSLKFARIQFTPDLMPADIVGTTIVTEQVDDTMPSGSKRVFSFQPGPIFANIVLADEVNRATPKTQSALLEGMQERTVSVGDTTRPLPRPFFVLATQNPLEMEGTYPLPEAQLDRFLLKILVNFPNAQDLMRIIDTTVGTQTLHASEVATGEQLAHMIEVARAVPVAMHIKEYAVRLLLATHPDNEDAPEKVRNFVRYGASPRGLQAMILAAKVRALLEGRFNVSQEDVQEVAFPALRHRIILNFDGLADGITPEDLIKAIVEEI
- a CDS encoding ABC transporter permease subunit, producing the protein MTFAALLTKELRLRLRRERSVWVIIIYLVVMGLLGFGFLAQASAFNGNQNYLLSQIGAQLYNLLAIVQLFLVVFIAPAFTSTSINGEKERQTFDMLVCSRLSSFSLLAGKLVAGLASTFLLIAASLPLFSLVFFFGGVAPSQVLNAVVVFVFTAIPIGAFGLFCSTIVRRPTVSTAITYMGCVLWMLGPWVALLLLRGPSFLGLGSGTTPHLLGWNPIAALVSALPGGSVIGTYQIGSHSYPLWAVYSVLSIVMTFVFFVLGMWFVKPNPVGRLKFVLNNTRWFTTPHIEEDQSEEDSDEDEKEDVAPV
- a CDS encoding ABC transporter ATP-binding protein → MIKVEHVQKRYRNVDALRDLSMVIPDGSIYGLIGPNGAGKTTLLRILAALIPPTQGEVWFGDEEISKAPSVIQRKVGYMPDFFGVYPDLTSVEYLEFYAGIHGVPRAQRTRVINDLLELVDLTSKREALVETLSRGMKQRLCLARALVHDPEVLLLDEPASGLDPRARVELRELLRTLQGMGKTIVISSHILLEMAEMCSDVAIIQGGKLVLAGNMDEVSQRLGKGRRLEIRVLERAGDAVQMLKELPEISNVEHENGDLILAEFSGDDRGLHKILAHLITQEIPVVSFAPRSSGGVLEEVFMSITEGSLPS